atacagtgtgtgtgcgtgtgtgtgtgaaagatgaTGTTATGCTTGTGGGTGAAAGGGAATTACTGCACTTGTTTCTTTAAGCCGCAGAAGATAATACGCACAATATATTCTAGACAACACCATCACTGGTATAGAACAGAACCTCACATATGAACTTAGCTTGTTAATTTCTTGTTAAGTGAACATCCACACGActgttgagagagagaaaaagaggaaacacatgaCCAACCATTGTCGAGGCAAACTTTAATAGAGGAAGTTTATTAACGTGTCATAAATGTGATGCTAACAAGTGTGGTCCTCTCcataaggaaagaaaaacatggacACATACATGAATCGACTGCCTTCAGGGCCAACACCACTGGTTATAGCTTGTGCCCTCTGAATCAGGATCAATCTGTTGGTTTGGTGAATGAATTTTAGACCTGTTGTAAAAAAGCATCAAAACATCCTCGCTTAACAGACGACAGGGATGGAcatgaaattagattttatttttgcttaatAATGTGAAATATAACTGAGCGCTCCCTCAGCTATGTCTTTAACCTATCTTAATAAACAGAGCAGTGTGATAAATCATTTTGCCTCCTTTAACCTATCATAGCTGCCTTGTTATTTTAGGAACTGAACTCCACCTCCACATTTCTGTTTCATAACAAGAACAACTCAAGCTTTTACACGCCTCGTGTTGATACAGGCAAATGTTTCAACCTTTCTCTGTTTGTATAAATGTGAGCCGGAGCTGAGACAATGTAAAATATCCTGTTTGCTTATGATATAACTGTGTATTTGCTCTGTTTCCTGGACGCATACCTCCCCCTTTAGCACTtctccaattgcattcttgtgGTTATCTTCACCTCAAGTCCCAGCAAGCCCCCAAAATGTTTGCTGCGCCGAGGACGCAGCTCTGAGGACTGGAACCTGCAGTAGCCAGACCAAGTCACACAGAGGACTTTGTTTAAGCTTCTCTACACCTGCCGACGCGTTTCTGTCTCACCCCGTCAGTCTGTCGTCTCATGTTACTCACATTCCAGTCGGCGTTTCACCTTTAATTGTGAACCTTCAGCGGGAGTGGCTCCGGGTGACCTCAGGGTGCGGTGCGCCCTGAGCCGCTGCGCACTGGTGTGTGGGTGAGGGTGAGCGCATAGGTGGGATCTGAGACAATGGGTGTGTAGCGACGgcgcaggaaaacaaaaaccagcCAAAGAAGAAGACGAAACCTGGACCTAACACGGTTTTAGGGTTTTAACTTAAACATGTCCAAGCGCGTCAGACCCGGTTACTACCGACAAGAAGTCAACAAAACCTCGTGGGAAGTGCCGGATCGTTACCGGGATCTGAGGCAGGTGGGGACCGGAGCGTACGGGACGGTTTGGTAAGTGGAAAAAACACTCAGATTTCACACTGGGGCTTTTACTGTGGAGCTCGGTGGTGAACAAAAGAGGCCAGATGGTGACATCCAGGAGGCGGACGCACGGTGCCACAGccgaacaaaagaaaaagtctgtgCGCTCCGCTGAACACGCGCTGCTCCACTTCCTGATATGATGGAGACACTTGCACCGACACCTTCACCGCAGTCTACCTCACGTCACCTCTTCGGGTTTTTTGCAGCTTGATGAAGAGAGCAGGACTCGAGGCTTAAAGACACAAATCGCTCACAACCAGTTTTTACTGATACATGACATTTCCATTCACATACAAGACGCACAAGCTGCTCCTCAGGATCCTTGTGCGTCTTTGTTAGCGATGATGGACGGCGTGGGCGGGTCCTGAGCTGCTCTGAGCCCCTGAATGCAACTTAATAACACATGAACTAGTCTGAAAACACCATGTGGCCCTCCTGCTGCTTGAGAGCACATCTGGATGGAGCAGAGGATgggggggggagtgtgtgtgtacttataaacactgacctttcaGGAGCTGTAGACCTGATGGGGACCATGGTCCCATAAAAACCTCATGTCTGAGGTCCTGGTTTAGGTTGGGTTACATCTGAGAGGGTTCTGGTTGAGGTTTGGGTTTCATCTGAGTGTGTCCTGGTTGAGGAACGGGAGTTAATACAAAGTCATAATAATTGCCAActtgtgtatatatttgtgtgtttgtggtccaGGTAATAtccatgttgtggggacctgaaTCTGTTTACACAtgatggggacttgtcttccttatcgGGACAAAAGCAAGTCACCATTAAgataaatcattacattttaagatgAAGACGCACTGAAAGTTTTGGATTAGGTTAATGTTGAGGTAAGGGTTAGacaagtagtaactatggttaaggttagagtaagtctccaggaaatcaattaAAGTCaatgtaatttgtgtgtgtgtgtgtgtgtgtgtgtgtgtgtgtgtgtgtgtgttgcagtcacAGATTTAAGCTATTTGTCAAATTCCTCATCAGAAGTTAAGGAATTAAATCTTTAGTTATATTTTCAGAGAAGATCAGGCAAATCTAATTTCCTCATATCTCCAGatcagatatatatatatatatatatatatatatatatatatatatatatagtatgtaATACTGCCTCAGACCCTCTGATGTTACCTTCAGCTTGGCGGTGGACTCCAGAACAGGAGCCAAAGTGGCGATCAAGAAACTGTACCGACCGTTCCAGTCCGAGCTCTTCGCCAAACGGGCCTACAGGGAGCTGAGGCTTCTCAAACACATGAAGCACGAGAACGTAAGAACCAACACGATGGCTTATCTAAATCACTGTGGTTCAGTTCTGTCTTCATTGTACTCGTACATTGGAAAACAAGTGTGATACAATAACGACCGGCGGGACAGAGGATCACGTCCTCCTGGGTGATTTACAGTATCgttctgtctgctgcaggtgaTTGGCCTGTTAGATGTGTTTACTGCTGACCTCTCCCTGGACAGATTCCACGATTTGTAAGTAACCATTATCCGCCTGCTAAACACTACAGGACCATTTAAAAGCAGCAGCCGGTTGTAAAGTTTCCACAGACGtgatgtttttgttctccttcttctctAAGTTACCTGGTGATGCCGTTCATGGGGACAGATCTGgggaagctgatgaagctgcagagacTGTCAGAGGAAAAAATTCAGTATTTGGTTTATCAGATGCTCAAAGGGCTGAAGGTGGAGAACTCTGCGTTGAccatatttacagtttattacCTCAGTTGAATGGTTCTGTTGATTAAATCCCTGTTATATTCTTTTATTGCAGTATATTCATTCAGCTGGTATAATTCACAGGGTAAGTTGTTACGGTGGATATAAATGTACTTTAAAATATATGTGTGAGGTTAAGAATCATACATTCTTATCTAATTCAAGAGGGAGTTGTCTCTTCTGCGAGCGTCTACCCTCCAATTTTATTGCACTGCACTCTTATGACTGGATTTAATTTCCCCTTTGGCTGTTGTTTGCCACACACTCAGAGTCACAGTCATAcctgctcttttttttcgtTATGATTGCAGGACCTCAAACCAGGAAATCTCGCCATCAACCAAGACTGTGAGCTCAAGGTACAGCTGCACACAATGATACCTCAAACTAGCACAACACACAAGCTGTCttagtttttaaaaacttaacTTATGTTCCGATCAAAAACTGAAATCGATCACCATTTCTACCGCCTTGATGTGTAGATGTCGTTGACTCTGCCCTGTTTCTGTTCACGCTCCGTCAGATTTTGGACTTTGGTTTGGCGCGGCAGGCAGACAGCGAGATGACTGGCTACGTGGTGACTCGCTGGTACAGAGCCCCGGAGGTCATCCTGAGCTGGATGCACTACACTCAGACTggtaatgttgtttttatgatgtCGTCTGTATTTGATGTTTTGTGATCCACAAATTCCTTTAACTCGAGGCGTCGGGTTCAGCTGTGATttactacatttcccagaatgacCTTTGACACCTCAGGAGGACAGGTTCCAACTTGTTGCTGAATTAATTTTTCCCAAAacgttttgttgttgttgtggcttCTGGTCTTTTGATGCCACTGAGACTTTAGCAGGTTATTTATTCCTCTTCTATGAATAATgactaataaataattattgatagataatggatggattccactaatcctttgagggtcatgggGGGGCTGCAACCAATCCCAGCAGACTTTGGGGTATAACCTGGAAGGGTCTCCATCGTATCACAGGATCgacataaagagacaaacaaccattcacaccgcCACCTGTGGCTTAGGGGGTAGAGAGAGTCATTCAcgaaccagaaggtcggtggttagATCTCCAGCTCTTCCAGTCTGCATTTCAAAGATACTGCCCCTGTGCCGACAGTGTGTGGATGGGGTGTAAAGGAAAAGGTGCTGCAA
This genomic interval from Paralichthys olivaceus isolate ysfri-2021 chromosome 7, ASM2471397v2, whole genome shotgun sequence contains the following:
- the mapk12a gene encoding mitogen-activated protein kinase 12, which encodes MSKRVRPGYYRQEVNKTSWEVPDRYRDLRQVGTGAYGTVCLAVDSRTGAKVAIKKLYRPFQSELFAKRAYRELRLLKHMKHENVIGLLDVFTADLSLDRFHDFYLVMPFMGTDLGKLMKLQRLSEEKIQYLVYQMLKGLKYIHSAGIIHRDLKPGNLAINQDCELKILDFGLARQADSEMTGYVVTRWYRAPEVILSWMHYTQTVDIWSVGCIMAEMLQGKPLFKGSDHLDQLTEIMKITGTPTQEFISKLESEDAKSYIKSLPKVEKKDLQKVFSTTNPQAVSVLEHMLLLDPQSRATAAEALTLPYFTEFRETEEETDAQPYDHSLDHTDLPLDQWKRHTFTEILTFKPVVPESKETSL